A genomic region of Pseudomonas frederiksbergensis contains the following coding sequences:
- a CDS encoding demethoxyubiquinone hydroxylase family protein: MKYKDSTASLDTARKILKVNHAGGWFMGFISALPGKNGVMACTFAVE, from the coding sequence ATGAAATACAAAGACAGTACCGCATCGCTGGACACCGCCAGAAAGATTCTCAAGGTGAATCACGCCGGGGGATGGTTCATGGGTTTTATCTCGGCGCTACCAGGGAAAAACGGCGTCATGGCCTGCACCTTTGCCGTGGAATAG
- a CDS encoding demethoxyubiquinone hydroxylase family protein: MSHLKDQLSYLESRNDSATYETLQLILEDEENHRDTGRIEGASALLYGPFRWMISLFTARVIRFGMRQKQGYPKTARLKHTCSCIHTPPREPIHGGKA; encoded by the coding sequence GTGAGCCATCTGAAAGATCAGCTCTCATACCTTGAAAGCCGGAACGATTCGGCGACCTATGAAACGCTCCAGTTGATTCTGGAGGATGAGGAAAACCACCGCGATACCGGTCGAATCGAAGGCGCCAGCGCGCTGCTGTATGGGCCGTTCCGATGGATGATCAGTTTGTTTACGGCGCGTGTTATTCGGTTTGGGATGCGGCAGAAACAGGGCTACCCTAAAACGGCCCGACTCAAACACACCTGCTCTTGTATTCATACACCGCCGCGCGAGCCAATCCATGGAGGAAAAGCATGA
- a CDS encoding HAD family hydrolase: MNALNHPTTIDTVVFDLGNVLIRWNPRNLYRKIFGDDVQAMETFLSEVCPPEWNERQDAGRSWQEGIDEAIARHPSQEALIRAYRERWEETLGGVLEETVLILNELHAKGVRLLALTNWSAETFPIALQRFPFLHTFEGILVSGEEGLIKPDPAIFQLLKSRYQFEGSRAVFIDDHAPNIEGARREGFNARQFTSAAQLRKDLAALGLPVQVQNEPA, translated from the coding sequence ATGAACGCTCTAAACCACCCGACCACCATCGATACCGTTGTATTCGACCTCGGTAACGTCCTGATACGCTGGAACCCAAGAAACCTTTACCGAAAGATCTTCGGCGATGACGTACAGGCCATGGAGACCTTTCTTTCCGAGGTCTGCCCTCCTGAATGGAACGAGCGCCAGGATGCGGGCCGGTCCTGGCAGGAAGGGATCGACGAAGCCATCGCACGGCACCCGTCACAAGAAGCGCTGATTCGTGCGTACCGCGAGCGCTGGGAAGAGACACTCGGCGGCGTGCTGGAAGAGACCGTGCTGATCCTTAATGAACTGCACGCCAAGGGTGTCCGCCTGCTAGCCCTGACCAACTGGTCTGCCGAAACCTTCCCGATTGCCCTTCAGCGCTTTCCCTTTTTGCACACGTTCGAAGGCATTCTCGTGTCCGGCGAAGAAGGCCTCATCAAGCCCGACCCGGCGATCTTCCAGCTACTAAAATCTCGCTACCAGTTCGAAGGCAGCCGCGCAGTGTTTATCGACGATCATGCGCCGAACATCGAAGGCGCACGCCGGGAAGGATTCAATGCACGTCAGTTCACCAGTGCAGCGCAACTGCGCAAAGATCTGGCAGCGCTGGGGTTGCCCGTGCAGGTGCAGAATGAACCGGCATGA
- a CDS encoding DUF7079 family protein — translation MTNYPPLSPEDKTKIRCALADAFVDTAVDYAYIARQIQGYDIALVEDIFFSEVTAVCHWNAQTPIPPIWTGFDDEWLEAEIEETLRARRESWLKRNIDKLLVVWWRFRFKSFWLEIKNTALD, via the coding sequence ATGACCAACTACCCCCCATTAAGCCCTGAGGATAAAACCAAAATCCGCTGTGCACTGGCCGACGCTTTCGTTGACACTGCAGTGGACTATGCCTACATCGCACGGCAAATCCAGGGTTACGACATCGCGCTGGTCGAAGATATTTTCTTCTCGGAAGTGACTGCGGTCTGCCACTGGAATGCGCAAACACCGATTCCTCCGATCTGGACAGGGTTTGATGATGAGTGGCTGGAAGCCGAAATCGAAGAAACCCTCCGCGCTCGTAGAGAAAGCTGGCTCAAACGAAATATCGATAAGCTGCTGGTCGTTTGGTGGCGATTCAGATTCAAGAGCTTCTGGCTGGAAATCAAGAATACCGCGCTCGATTAA
- a CDS encoding ribonuclease T2 family protein, which yields MKKLYALVALFALTIGSAGMSDARSHRDKQQTESVAGVFDYYLLTLSWSPTFCLTHQNNPQCSGKGYGFVLHGLWPQYAKGGWPESCPPMVPLSPAEQKQGLTLFVTPKLLQHEWSKHGTCSGLGASGYLNVADKAVGAVKIPDKLKPLSTEIYFPAQEIVQMFRQSNPGIPEDGIAVVCRGPELSEVRVCLGKDLSFGSCGKGVKSQCRAGDIRVPPMR from the coding sequence ATGAAAAAACTGTATGCACTGGTCGCGCTCTTTGCGCTGACGATCGGCAGCGCCGGCATGAGCGACGCTCGGTCCCATCGCGATAAGCAGCAGACCGAGTCGGTGGCGGGGGTGTTTGATTACTACCTGCTGACGCTGTCCTGGTCGCCGACGTTTTGCCTGACCCACCAGAACAATCCGCAATGCTCGGGCAAAGGCTACGGCTTTGTGCTCCACGGTCTCTGGCCGCAATACGCCAAGGGCGGTTGGCCGGAGTCTTGTCCGCCGATGGTGCCTTTGTCGCCGGCAGAGCAGAAACAAGGGTTGACGCTGTTTGTGACGCCAAAACTGCTTCAGCATGAATGGTCCAAGCACGGTACGTGCAGTGGCCTTGGCGCTTCGGGTTATCTGAATGTGGCGGACAAGGCGGTTGGCGCGGTGAAGATCCCGGACAAGCTGAAACCCTTAAGTACCGAGATCTACTTCCCTGCGCAGGAAATTGTGCAGATGTTTCGGCAGAGTAATCCCGGAATTCCGGAGGACGGCATCGCGGTGGTTTGCAGGGGGCCGGAGTTGTCGGAAGTGCGAGTGTGCCTGGGTAAGGACTTGTCGTTCGGGTCTTGCGGCAAGGGCGTGAAGAGTCAGTGCCGGGCGGGGGATATTCGGGTTCCGCCAATGCGTTGA